The following DNA comes from Tumebacillus amylolyticus.
TCGCGCAGCACGATCTCTTCTAACTCATCGATGCTCCACGCCGGATAGCAAAAATGAACCATACCGACGCCCGGCTCGCCAATCCGTTGCGAAAAGCGTTGGACAGGCAATTTCTTGGTATAGGCATCGACGATCCGATGCCACACGCTCAACCGCATCTCCAATTCGAGACTTCGCCCCGCAGGATACAGGAAATACCGCTCGCCACACGCTTCCACCACTTCCGTCAGCGCCATGCCGTCCAAATTCTCGTCCGACCACTCGATCTCCGGATCTTGCTTCAACAACTCCAACCACTCGCCGCTCGGCAAGGCATGGCTCCACGACTCCAAAGCAAACTGCTCCGGCGTGACCACCTGCAACACGGCGCGTCGGCAACCCAGTGCCTCCAAGGCGTGCGTGCGGTGCGCACCGTCCAAGATTACAAACGAACCGTCACGCATCTGCATGGCAATCGGCGGATGGCGTAACACACCCTCCATCCGTATGGCATAAGACGTCACATCGAGCCGGTGCGGCTCGTACTCTTCATGAAAGCGGATACGGTCGAGATCGACAACCTGCAAGGTATTTACGCCTGTCGCAAGAATCACTTCGTTCAACTCCGTCATCTGTTCTCCGTGCTAAACTAGTTGTGTAGTTTAATTAAATTACGTTTCCTCTTATGTGTCAAGG
Coding sequences within:
- a CDS encoding ParB N-terminal domain-containing protein translates to MTELNEVILATGVNTLQVVDLDRIRFHEEYEPHRLDVTSYAIRMEGVLRHPPIAMQMRDGSFVILDGAHRTHALEALGCRRAVLQVVTPEQFALESWSHALPSGEWLELLKQDPEIEWSDENLDGMALTEVVEACGERYFLYPAGRSLELEMRLSVWHRIVDAYTKKLPVQRFSQRIGEPGVGMVHFCYPAWSIDELEEIVLRERVMPAGVTRCIVEGRVLNLRVPLDMMLAPTLDQERWTQLREQWGRSLRLYTESVFLCE